One window from the genome of Vespula pensylvanica isolate Volc-1 chromosome 19, ASM1446617v1, whole genome shotgun sequence encodes:
- the LOC122635738 gene encoding UDP-N-acetylhexosamine pyrophosphorylase isoform X1 yields MSTNIVARYAEKKKENHIHARMVGGASDIDKRNRIKLATWNCESKGVSFLSSQKSFLSVKYRVLTIMENLKRKLEDYGQEHLLQYWDQLSQEERDVLEKEILELDLIELTSYYDRATSSLSTVKNKLDDKIQPIPENNIVSGEACTKEELKMYNSLGLQEVANGRVAVLLLAGGQGTRLGVTYPKGMYEVGLPSHKSLFQLQAERIRRLETLAEKYWGKKGEIIWYIMTSEATHDSTIIFLRENDYFGLKEKNVMAFKQGMLPCFTLNGKIILDEKHKISRAPDGNGGLYKALKVQGVLDDMVQRGIRSIHVHSVDNILVKVADPIFLGYCLSVSTDCGVKVIEKSSPSEPVGVVCKVDDHYQVVEYSEISKETAELRQDDGRLVFNAANICNHYFTVDFLLALGNKYEASMELHAAKKKIPYIDDNGKKCTPTNPNGIKIEKFVFDVFKFAKNFAAWQGIREEEFSPLKNSDSAKQDCPSTARRDLLWLHKKWLLNAGAQKINGDVEVSPLRSYAGENLTNIAQDQSFEGPSVIE; encoded by the exons ATGTCAACGAATATCGTAGCAAGATATgctgagaagaaaaaggagaatcaTATACATGCCCGGATGGTTGGAGGGGCGTCAGACATCGATAAGAGAAATCGAATCAAGCTTGCTACGTGGAATTGTGAAAGTAAAGGTGTATCGTTCCTTTCGAGTCAG AAGTCATTCCTTAGTGTCAAATACAGAGTTTTGACCATCATGgagaatttgaaaagaaaattggagGACTACGGTCAGGAACATCTGTTACAATATTGGGATCAGTTATCGCAAGAGGAGAGGGACGTattggagaaagaaattttagaaTTAGACTTAATCGAATTGACGTCTTATTACGATAGAGCAACGTCCTCCTTATCaactgttaaaaataaattagacgATAAAATACAACCCATACcggaaaataatattgtttctgGAGAAGCATGTactaaagaagaattaaagatGTATAATTCATTGGGATTGCAAGAAGTAGCGAATGGACGTGTCGCTGTTTTATTATTAGCTGGTGGACAAGGTACTCGTTTAGGCGTTACATACCCTAAAGGTATGTATGAAGTTGGATTACCGTCCCACAAAAGTCTATTTCAATTACAAGCTGAAAGGATACGTAGATTGGAAACCTTAGCAGAGAAATATTGGGGAAAGAAGGGTGAGATAATATG GTATATAATGACTAGCGAAGCTACACACGATTCtacaatcatttttcttcgagaaaatgattattttggtctaaaagagaaaaatgtaatgGCCTTTAAGCAAGGTATGCTACCTTGTTTCACTCTAAACGGAAAGATTATCTTAGATGAGAAACATAAGATATCAAGAGCACCAGATGGAAATGGTGGATTGTACAAAGCATTGAAAGTCCAAGGAGTATTAGACGACATGGTACAACGCGGTATTCGTAGTATTCATGTACATTCCGTAGATAATATCTTAGTAAAGGTAGCGGATCCTATATTTTTGGGATATTGTTTATCCGTATCAACGGATTGTGGTGTTAAAGTAATTGAAAAATCTTCACCGTCCGAGCCAGTAGGAGTGGTTTGTAAG GTGGACGATCATTATCAAGTCGTCGAATATAgtgaaatttcaaaagaaacggCGGAACTTCGACAAGACGATGGTCGACTTGTGTTCAATGCTGCGAACATatgtaatcattattttactgTAGATTTTTTGTTGGCACTTGGCAATAAGTACGAGGCGTCGATGGAATTACACGcagcgaagaagaaaattccttACATCGATGATAATGGAAAGAAATGCACTCCAACCAATCCGAATggtattaaaattgaaaaatttgtatttgatGTGTTCAAATTCGCAAAGAATTTTGCTGCCTGGCAAGGTATTCGCGAAGAAGAATTTAGTCCTCTTAAGAATTCGGATTCTGCCAAGCAAGATTGTCCCTCTACTGCACGTCGTGATTTACTTTGGCTTCATAAGAAGTGGTTGTTAAATGCGGGTGCGCAAAAAATTAATGGAGATGTTGAAGTATCACCTTTACGTTCATACGCGGGTGAGAATTTAACTAATATCGCGCAAGACCAATCGTTCGAAGGACCTAGtgttatcgaataa
- the LOC122635738 gene encoding UDP-N-acetylhexosamine pyrophosphorylase isoform X3: protein MSTNIVARYAEKKKENHIHARMVGGASDIDKRNRIKLATWNCESKGVSFLSSQKSFLSVKYRVLTIMENLKRKLEDYGQEHLLQYWDQLSQEERDVLEKEILELDLIELTSYYDRATSSLSTVKNKLDDKIQPIPENNIVSGEACTKEELKMYNSLGLQEVANGRVAVLLLAGGQGTRLGVTYPKGMYEVGLPSHKSLFQLQAERIRRLETLAEKYWGKKGEIIWYIMTSEATHDSTIIFLRENDYFGLKEKNVMAFKQGMLPCFTLNGKIILDEKHKISRAPDGNGGLYKALKVQGVLDDMVQRGIRSIHVHSVDNILVKVADPIFLGYCLSVSTDCGVKVIEKSSPSEPVGVVCKVDDHYQVVEYSEISKETAELRQDDGRLVFNAANICNHYFTVDFLLALGNKYEASMELHAAKKKIPYIDDNGKKCTPTNPNGIKIEKFVFDVFKFAKNFAAWQGIREEEFSPLKNSDSAKQDCPSTARRDLLWLHKKWLLNAGAQKINGDVEVSPLRSYAVT from the exons ATGTCAACGAATATCGTAGCAAGATATgctgagaagaaaaaggagaatcaTATACATGCCCGGATGGTTGGAGGGGCGTCAGACATCGATAAGAGAAATCGAATCAAGCTTGCTACGTGGAATTGTGAAAGTAAAGGTGTATCGTTCCTTTCGAGTCAG AAGTCATTCCTTAGTGTCAAATACAGAGTTTTGACCATCATGgagaatttgaaaagaaaattggagGACTACGGTCAGGAACATCTGTTACAATATTGGGATCAGTTATCGCAAGAGGAGAGGGACGTattggagaaagaaattttagaaTTAGACTTAATCGAATTGACGTCTTATTACGATAGAGCAACGTCCTCCTTATCaactgttaaaaataaattagacgATAAAATACAACCCATACcggaaaataatattgtttctgGAGAAGCATGTactaaagaagaattaaagatGTATAATTCATTGGGATTGCAAGAAGTAGCGAATGGACGTGTCGCTGTTTTATTATTAGCTGGTGGACAAGGTACTCGTTTAGGCGTTACATACCCTAAAGGTATGTATGAAGTTGGATTACCGTCCCACAAAAGTCTATTTCAATTACAAGCTGAAAGGATACGTAGATTGGAAACCTTAGCAGAGAAATATTGGGGAAAGAAGGGTGAGATAATATG GTATATAATGACTAGCGAAGCTACACACGATTCtacaatcatttttcttcgagaaaatgattattttggtctaaaagagaaaaatgtaatgGCCTTTAAGCAAGGTATGCTACCTTGTTTCACTCTAAACGGAAAGATTATCTTAGATGAGAAACATAAGATATCAAGAGCACCAGATGGAAATGGTGGATTGTACAAAGCATTGAAAGTCCAAGGAGTATTAGACGACATGGTACAACGCGGTATTCGTAGTATTCATGTACATTCCGTAGATAATATCTTAGTAAAGGTAGCGGATCCTATATTTTTGGGATATTGTTTATCCGTATCAACGGATTGTGGTGTTAAAGTAATTGAAAAATCTTCACCGTCCGAGCCAGTAGGAGTGGTTTGTAAG GTGGACGATCATTATCAAGTCGTCGAATATAgtgaaatttcaaaagaaacggCGGAACTTCGACAAGACGATGGTCGACTTGTGTTCAATGCTGCGAACATatgtaatcattattttactgTAGATTTTTTGTTGGCACTTGGCAATAAGTACGAGGCGTCGATGGAATTACACGcagcgaagaagaaaattccttACATCGATGATAATGGAAAGAAATGCACTCCAACCAATCCGAATggtattaaaattgaaaaatttgtatttgatGTGTTCAAATTCGCAAAGAATTTTGCTGCCTGGCAAGGTATTCGCGAAGAAGAATTTAGTCCTCTTAAGAATTCGGATTCTGCCAAGCAAGATTGTCCCTCTACTGCACGTCGTGATTTACTTTGGCTTCATAAGAAGTGGTTGTTAAATGCGGGTGCGCAAAAAATTAATGGAGATGTTGAAGTATCACCTTTACGTTCATACGCGG TAACATGA
- the LOC122635738 gene encoding UDP-N-acetylhexosamine pyrophosphorylase isoform X2 has product MLRRKRRIIYMPGWLEGRQTSIREIESSLLRGIVKVKKSFLSVKYRVLTIMENLKRKLEDYGQEHLLQYWDQLSQEERDVLEKEILELDLIELTSYYDRATSSLSTVKNKLDDKIQPIPENNIVSGEACTKEELKMYNSLGLQEVANGRVAVLLLAGGQGTRLGVTYPKGMYEVGLPSHKSLFQLQAERIRRLETLAEKYWGKKGEIIWYIMTSEATHDSTIIFLRENDYFGLKEKNVMAFKQGMLPCFTLNGKIILDEKHKISRAPDGNGGLYKALKVQGVLDDMVQRGIRSIHVHSVDNILVKVADPIFLGYCLSVSTDCGVKVIEKSSPSEPVGVVCKVDDHYQVVEYSEISKETAELRQDDGRLVFNAANICNHYFTVDFLLALGNKYEASMELHAAKKKIPYIDDNGKKCTPTNPNGIKIEKFVFDVFKFAKNFAAWQGIREEEFSPLKNSDSAKQDCPSTARRDLLWLHKKWLLNAGAQKINGDVEVSPLRSYAGENLTNIAQDQSFEGPSVIE; this is encoded by the exons ATgctgagaagaaaaaggagaatcaTATACATGCCCGGATGGTTGGAGGGGCGTCAGACATCGATAAGAGAAATCGAATCAAGCTTGCTACGTGGAATTGTGAAAGTAAAG AAGTCATTCCTTAGTGTCAAATACAGAGTTTTGACCATCATGgagaatttgaaaagaaaattggagGACTACGGTCAGGAACATCTGTTACAATATTGGGATCAGTTATCGCAAGAGGAGAGGGACGTattggagaaagaaattttagaaTTAGACTTAATCGAATTGACGTCTTATTACGATAGAGCAACGTCCTCCTTATCaactgttaaaaataaattagacgATAAAATACAACCCATACcggaaaataatattgtttctgGAGAAGCATGTactaaagaagaattaaagatGTATAATTCATTGGGATTGCAAGAAGTAGCGAATGGACGTGTCGCTGTTTTATTATTAGCTGGTGGACAAGGTACTCGTTTAGGCGTTACATACCCTAAAGGTATGTATGAAGTTGGATTACCGTCCCACAAAAGTCTATTTCAATTACAAGCTGAAAGGATACGTAGATTGGAAACCTTAGCAGAGAAATATTGGGGAAAGAAGGGTGAGATAATATG GTATATAATGACTAGCGAAGCTACACACGATTCtacaatcatttttcttcgagaaaatgattattttggtctaaaagagaaaaatgtaatgGCCTTTAAGCAAGGTATGCTACCTTGTTTCACTCTAAACGGAAAGATTATCTTAGATGAGAAACATAAGATATCAAGAGCACCAGATGGAAATGGTGGATTGTACAAAGCATTGAAAGTCCAAGGAGTATTAGACGACATGGTACAACGCGGTATTCGTAGTATTCATGTACATTCCGTAGATAATATCTTAGTAAAGGTAGCGGATCCTATATTTTTGGGATATTGTTTATCCGTATCAACGGATTGTGGTGTTAAAGTAATTGAAAAATCTTCACCGTCCGAGCCAGTAGGAGTGGTTTGTAAG GTGGACGATCATTATCAAGTCGTCGAATATAgtgaaatttcaaaagaaacggCGGAACTTCGACAAGACGATGGTCGACTTGTGTTCAATGCTGCGAACATatgtaatcattattttactgTAGATTTTTTGTTGGCACTTGGCAATAAGTACGAGGCGTCGATGGAATTACACGcagcgaagaagaaaattccttACATCGATGATAATGGAAAGAAATGCACTCCAACCAATCCGAATggtattaaaattgaaaaatttgtatttgatGTGTTCAAATTCGCAAAGAATTTTGCTGCCTGGCAAGGTATTCGCGAAGAAGAATTTAGTCCTCTTAAGAATTCGGATTCTGCCAAGCAAGATTGTCCCTCTACTGCACGTCGTGATTTACTTTGGCTTCATAAGAAGTGGTTGTTAAATGCGGGTGCGCAAAAAATTAATGGAGATGTTGAAGTATCACCTTTACGTTCATACGCGGGTGAGAATTTAACTAATATCGCGCAAGACCAATCGTTCGAAGGACCTAGtgttatcgaataa
- the LOC122635738 gene encoding UDP-N-acetylhexosamine pyrophosphorylase isoform X4 yields the protein MSTNIVARYAEKKKENHIHARMVGGASDIDKRNRIKLATWNCESKGVSFLSSQKSFLSVKYRVLTIMENLKRKLEDYGQEHLLQYWDQLSQEERDVLEKEILELDLIELTSYYDRATSSLSTVKNKLDDKIQPIPENNIVSGEACTKEELKMYNSLGLQEVANGRVAVLLLAGGQAERIRRLETLAEKYWGKKGEIIWYIMTSEATHDSTIIFLRENDYFGLKEKNVMAFKQGMLPCFTLNGKIILDEKHKISRAPDGNGGLYKALKVQGVLDDMVQRGIRSIHVHSVDNILVKVADPIFLGYCLSVSTDCGVKVIEKSSPSEPVGVVCKVDDHYQVVEYSEISKETAELRQDDGRLVFNAANICNHYFTVDFLLALGNKYEASMELHAAKKKIPYIDDNGKKCTPTNPNGIKIEKFVFDVFKFAKNFAAWQGIREEEFSPLKNSDSAKQDCPSTARRDLLWLHKKWLLNAGAQKINGDVEVSPLRSYAGENLTNIAQDQSFEGPSVIE from the exons ATGTCAACGAATATCGTAGCAAGATATgctgagaagaaaaaggagaatcaTATACATGCCCGGATGGTTGGAGGGGCGTCAGACATCGATAAGAGAAATCGAATCAAGCTTGCTACGTGGAATTGTGAAAGTAAAGGTGTATCGTTCCTTTCGAGTCAG AAGTCATTCCTTAGTGTCAAATACAGAGTTTTGACCATCATGgagaatttgaaaagaaaattggagGACTACGGTCAGGAACATCTGTTACAATATTGGGATCAGTTATCGCAAGAGGAGAGGGACGTattggagaaagaaattttagaaTTAGACTTAATCGAATTGACGTCTTATTACGATAGAGCAACGTCCTCCTTATCaactgttaaaaataaattagacgATAAAATACAACCCATACcggaaaataatattgtttctgGAGAAGCATGTactaaagaagaattaaagatGTATAATTCATTGGGATTGCAAGAAGTAGCGAATGGACGTGTCGCTGTTTTATTATTAGCTGGTGGACAAG CTGAAAGGATACGTAGATTGGAAACCTTAGCAGAGAAATATTGGGGAAAGAAGGGTGAGATAATATG GTATATAATGACTAGCGAAGCTACACACGATTCtacaatcatttttcttcgagaaaatgattattttggtctaaaagagaaaaatgtaatgGCCTTTAAGCAAGGTATGCTACCTTGTTTCACTCTAAACGGAAAGATTATCTTAGATGAGAAACATAAGATATCAAGAGCACCAGATGGAAATGGTGGATTGTACAAAGCATTGAAAGTCCAAGGAGTATTAGACGACATGGTACAACGCGGTATTCGTAGTATTCATGTACATTCCGTAGATAATATCTTAGTAAAGGTAGCGGATCCTATATTTTTGGGATATTGTTTATCCGTATCAACGGATTGTGGTGTTAAAGTAATTGAAAAATCTTCACCGTCCGAGCCAGTAGGAGTGGTTTGTAAG GTGGACGATCATTATCAAGTCGTCGAATATAgtgaaatttcaaaagaaacggCGGAACTTCGACAAGACGATGGTCGACTTGTGTTCAATGCTGCGAACATatgtaatcattattttactgTAGATTTTTTGTTGGCACTTGGCAATAAGTACGAGGCGTCGATGGAATTACACGcagcgaagaagaaaattccttACATCGATGATAATGGAAAGAAATGCACTCCAACCAATCCGAATggtattaaaattgaaaaatttgtatttgatGTGTTCAAATTCGCAAAGAATTTTGCTGCCTGGCAAGGTATTCGCGAAGAAGAATTTAGTCCTCTTAAGAATTCGGATTCTGCCAAGCAAGATTGTCCCTCTACTGCACGTCGTGATTTACTTTGGCTTCATAAGAAGTGGTTGTTAAATGCGGGTGCGCAAAAAATTAATGGAGATGTTGAAGTATCACCTTTACGTTCATACGCGGGTGAGAATTTAACTAATATCGCGCAAGACCAATCGTTCGAAGGACCTAGtgttatcgaataa